CTTTGTCAACGCTACTAAGGACCGTTCTCCACTCTCTTGCTATTACCCGCAAGGAGCGCTGCAATGAtaattttggagaatttttgtCAAGGAGGAAGACCGCTGGTTTTAGCCCTCCGTTTGCTGGTCGCCAAAGACGAGAGCTTCGCCTTTTGGCGCGGCTGAGAGTTATGCCGAACGGAGTGAAAGTCCTGAATCCCTATGGGATAGCGGGAACTCTCCTTCATGTCAATGAAATCAGATTCTCAcgacaaggaagaagaaaggagaataACCTTTGAACTCTTTACCTCCTCAGCCGCATCAAGAATAGATAGAAGTAGTTGGTTTAGCAAACAGGAGAAACTCGAAACAAGTAGAATTCAATTTAGgtggagaattttttttactagaaAAGGTTTTATTTAGTCAGACAACATTTCCAACTATGAAGAATATCTTTTGCTATGAACCATTCCCGACTAGGTGAATTCTAGTATAGTTGGATTCTCGACTATGTATAATCCAATTGCTTTCTTCTAAACAGACTCAGAGGACTAGTTAATgagattttgataattaataattaaagatatatatatatatatatatatgaaaaatgtaAAAGTAGAATCTTATAATCAGAGTGACTTTTTATAAGGGGAgggttttgcaaaaaaaaaaaaaaaacaacttatGAGAAGGAATCTCTAAATCTGACTTTAAggggttgcatttttcccttttgcTGAAGATATCCCGCATCAGATGTTGGGACTAAAATCCCTTGGAATTGGAAAGTCATTCACGAGTGGATGCCAAATCAGTTGGAATACCAGTGGGCTACGCCATGTTTCATTTCAGGCGTAGCGAATCAACTAAAAGAAGTCCGATTGACAGTATCTTCGGATCGTAAACTGCCTATCTTCGGATGTAAACTaatgtttcttcttcttcttccgggTTAAGTAATATTTTGTCACTCTAGCATAAGACACATTATCAAAAGTCACCCACTCGAGATGTTATATAGAAATGCCACTAGATCCCATAAAAATTTGTTCGTTTACTACTttaaagcttttttttttctctgctcatgcggcatttttctttttcttttttaccccTGCCGACGTGAATACTCACCGTAAATGACCACTCTTTCCCCTCTCTCAATTCTCATGGGCGATGGAGGGCAGCACATGGACGGCGGCGACCTCCTGGTACTCCTCGGCAGCTCGTGGGGACGGAACAACGACGACAAGGTCATGGTGGCTAGCATTGGCACGGCGGTTGTGCTGTGGTGGCAGCGAAATGGGGAAAACAGAGAAGGGAGGCCGGActactctatttatagaggggagaaAAGGCACAGTGAGGCGGTGGGAGCACGATGATGTGGTGTAGGGAGGCGACGACCACGAGAAAGTCCGGCGTGGCTTCTTTGCGGCGGTGGAAAGACGGCGCCGACCACGCGCGTGTGCAGTCACGTAAGTCAAGCGATGTCAGACGGCTTGAGCGATGCATgtgagagagcagagaggggggagagagagcgagagcgtAGGCAAGTTGTCGGTGCATTGAATGCACTGGTCGTCACGGTGGCGTGGGTGTACAGCGCGACAGCATCGCGCTAGCGGAGGGACACGACggcgagagggagagagcgagcAGGCATACGAGCGGATGGCCAACACGTGGATGGCTACGTGCGCGTGAACGTGTCAGCCGGGCCATGCAGGTGTGCAGGGAGTAGGCCGAGCAGGGCGTCATGGTCCAGGTGTGTTGGCGGGGAGCGAGGGAGAGAAAAGGAAGCTAGGCCGACTGTGTGTGGGCCGGAAATTGAGAGAGGGAGATAGATTTGGCCCGggcagaaaagaaaaaggaaaaaggaaaatgtttaaatttaaatagaggtatttgaatttggttttagAATTTGATTTGGGTTTGGCAAACATTGAAATTAGaatatttgaattgtgatttgaatttgaaacttGAGATTTGAAAGTGGATTTGAATTTAATACGATTTGAGCTGAAGGGAAATTAAGAGTAAATTCGTATTTGAGAGATATTCTAATTTGAACCATAGCAATAATAAACCAATACATATGAATCAATTCATTGTAGGAAtaatttagaaataattttagtgcATTTTAGAATACTTAGCTAAAATAATACATTTGAATATATAAAGAtacatataagtatatttatatatttaaatgtatattttcttgattttagttggtttaattaattataaaattttaatttgaaattaatttttatagtTAATTAATATACTAAAACTCAGATACGTCGTGCGCGTACTTATAGTTGTCAGTTGTCACCCTTGCGGAGCTCAGGGCAAGGTCGCACATGCCCTTCTCGACGGCGTTATAGCGGGGGAGGTCACCGGCGCAGAGCCTGAAGAAGGCCAGCACGTCCGCGGACGCTCCCGCGGCGAGGTGGAGCACTGTGGCGCCGTCAGTGGCCAACGCGCAGACTGCCTCCGACGGCGCGACCAACAGGACGTACGCCATCACCGCCGTGCTCCTGTAGAGGGCGACGATCACGGCTGCAAAGTGGCAAACAAGAACTTCTCGTAGGGCCTAGATAGTATTTTGGCGCAGCATCTTGAGTCGGTGCCTTTTAAAACTCTCATCGGCATCCCAAATTCCGTACAGACTTCGCATGTGTATCACAGGAACAAGAATTCTACTGCTTTCAGTCATCCAAATCCAATGTTACAGCTTACACACGGTTGATTTCTCACTGTGCCAGTCTCAAAGCGAGACGCATTTCAGGAACCCCTCCAAGTTCTCCGCCGACGGCCCGCCGCGCGGCTCCCACGCGGCCGCCATCGCGCGCGCGAcctccgccgccttcctcctcaTCTCCCCACCCTTCGCCGTCTCCCCCATCGCCGTCCCCACGGCCTCGGCCACCTCCCCGCTCGACACCGTCGAGCTCTCCAGGTTCCCGCGCGCCACCTCCGCGCAGACGCCCCACTCCACCACCAGCTTCGCGTTGAAGAACTGCTCCGCCCCCAGCGGCCACCCGAGTAGCGGCACGCCGTGGGAGAGGCTCTCGAGGATGGAATTCCACCCGCAGTGGGTCAGGAACACGCCGGTCGACGGGTGCGCCAGGATCCGCACCTGCGGCGCCCACCCGCGCAGGAGCAGCCCCGTCTTGGCCCGCGCCGTTCTTTCCTCGAAGCCGGCCGGGAGCCACTCGAGCTTGAAACCGTCCTTCGCATCGAACCCCAGCGGCGGGCGGACCGCCCAGAGGAAGGGGCGACCGCTCGCCTCCAGCCCCAGAGCCAGCTCCGTCATCTGATTCGCGCTGATGCTGTTCTGCGACCCGAACGATATGTACAGCACCGAGCGCGCCGAGTGCGCGTCGAGCCACTGGATGATGGCAGTGTCATCCTGCGAATCTGATGGAGTCGGCAATGCAACGACTGGCCCGATCGGCCATGGCTGGACGCCAAAGCTTCTTCGGAGCATGTCTAGGCCGGGGGTTTCAAGTTCCAGGACGGTGTTGACGAGGACCGCGTCGGTCTTGCGGCAGAAGGAGATGACCCGCCGGAAGAAGGCCGTCCAGGGGTCCGCCCCCGTAGCGGCGAGAATGTACCTCGGGATCTGCGTGCGGTGGAGGACGACGTCGGGAAAGTCCGGCAGCGGGAACTCGTCGGCCGTCGTGAGGGAGTGCGGGAGGTGCTCCCACACGGAGAAGAACACGGCGTTTCCGAACGCGCCCCCCGGGAGGAACACGGCGTGGGACGCGCCCCGTGCGCGCGCGACGTCGGCTGTCCACGCGAAGAAGGCGTCGGCGATGATGACGCAGACGGTGGACCGGATGCCCGAGACGAACTCTTCGAACGCGGGGCGGAGCGACTCGGTGGCCCGGAAGAAGTCGATGAACTGGTGGACGTGGAGGTCGGCGAGGGACTCGGCGCCGGGGGGCAGTCCGTGCTCGGTGGGCGCGAAGGGGAGCGCGTGGAAGCGGACGGGAGGGGAAGCCGGCGGGAGGGTGGCCAGGAGGCGCGGGGTGGAGACGAGGGTGACGACTAGCCCCGGGCGGAGCGCGCGGAGGAGGCCGGCCAGGCGGAGGAACGCGGGGATGTGGCCGCGCGCGAGGAAGGGGAAGAGGACGACGTGTGGGCTCTCCTCCGCTTCCGGCGCCATGGGGATGGGGAGTTGGGTGGGTGGAGACGAGGAGTGCGGTCAACTGCGGAGGCCGGCAAGTGATGCAGCAGCTGCTCTGCCACTGTGAATCGGTGGCGATGGCTTGCGCGGATTAGTTGAAAAAGGCGCCGCCGTCCATTGGCCCGCGGTACCGGCTCCTTTGCCCACTTCTCTGTGTCCTCCAATTGCATCACTCCATGAGAAAGGAACCGGGCACTAGCACTCCAGCAGCAATGGAAAggagctgcagcctgcaggctACTGGTTGTGCAGCTCAACAGAATGCTTCGAAGTGGCTCGTTCATCACGGCAGAAGATGGAACCGATCAGTGCCTGCATATGCATTGTTCTTGGACTAGAGGCAAGGAATTTGGATACGTTTGGTTGTCCGTATATAGCTTAATTTAGCTCATGAGATACATACAATAGGTGTTTGGTTGTCTATATATCACTATAAATCTAGCTCTTaagatgtaaatatatatactcaGTTTGACTCTGTAGATACAGGATGCAAATACGTTTCTACATAATCATGCTCACTGGATGTAGCATAGTATCTAGCTAGTGATATTATTAGTGTGTGATTGTACATATTAAATGATATTAATGTATTTTGAAGAATATTAAGATTTAATAAGATAAACTAATGACTATAATAGTATAATgacataaaataaatatcatgatAACACTTAATtgtatatttttctattatgTATTATGTTTCGTACGAGTAACTAAACACCATCTTTTCTTAACCAAGCTAAACAGATCCAAACAACTAACAAATCACTATATATTCTTAGCCTGATTGAGATGAGCCTACCTCACTAATACGAGTTAGACTCAAGCATGCAAGCAAACAAACGCCCCTTagtgaatttgtgattcttgTTCTAGAGACAGATAGCACCGGCCAATATTGTTGCAGTATATGTAACATCtgtaagggcatgtttggaagTTCGGTTTTGGGTCGGTTTTGGACCCAAAACCTCTGTAATTATAGGCCCTAATACTTTTCCGGAGTGGGTTAAAAATTGGTGTTTGGAAGCCTGATTAGCCCACTATTTTTACAGCGGTTTAGGCCCATTCTATCGGAATAAAAACATGTGTAACACAGtctgaaaaataaaatgacATCTATCGGGCTCCATCGAGTCCCGTGCTCACCTCGACCGAGCGCTGACCATGGCGGCGACCCTCGACGACGGCTGATGAGCGGCGGCGACCCTCGGAGACGGCTGTCAAGCGGCGAGCAATTCCATTGGTGACTCATCGCCACGGTGAGCCAAACCCTACTCCACACCATTGAGTAGCTGGGTTTCTTGGTTCTTGTGGTGAGGCTCCGTTGAGCGTAGtggcggtggggaggaggccCTGAGACAGCATATCAGAGAAGAGAACGAGGCCAGCGAGGTGGAGGCCGCGGGATGAGTGCGCGTGGTTGATGGAGGTGTAGAAGACATCAGTCAGGTCGGGCGTGCAGTGGAGGAGGTTTACGGCGAGGTCATGGCGGCCGGCCACGGCGTACGCGGGTGGGAGGCGGAAGTCGACGTCTCGGTCGCGGTTGCAGACCGCCACGGCGTGGAGCTTGGAGGCGCGGCACGCGGACATGCAGCCTGTGAGGTGCGCCGTCGCGCAGTCAGCCATGAGGGCGCCATGCTGGTCGTCGGAGTGTCTGGTCGTGGCAGGGGAAGGGAGCACAGCAGCTCAAATTCGAGTTCTGATATGAAGTTGTTTCAAGTATGAGGTCCATTTTGATGCTATAATCACTTGGTACTTCTTCAATCTAGATAGCTTTCAGACTTTGGATGATTTGGGATCAAATCGGGCGCAGCACAAGTGAAGCATTAATGCTGGTTTCTTGGTTGTTCCAGGCATTGAGCCCGCGTGGCCCCGCAGCGGCGAGTCTGTGTCAGGTCATCAATCTCTCGTGTCTTACAACAATGAGCCTGCGTCAGAGCAGTGAGCCGAGTGGCGGCGACCTCGTGGAGACGAGCACCGCCGTTCTTCTGCGGTTTTCTGTGTTCTTCTTTTGCAGCTCAATTGATGGAGTGCTTTTCCCAAAGAACATTTTGCTCGGGGAAAGGATTTTCTTGTGCATAAGAAATTACAGATGGAAACCATTACATGTGTAAAAAGGTTACAATGCTTCCAAATAAGGCCTAAGACTGTAACATTGCATGTGAAACATAGGAAAGGATGCACAAACTAGATGAAATGCCAGAGACACTGAATGATTAGTGAATGGAGTTGTTTCAGAACTGAATAATGAACATCTCTTCTTTTTTAGCTAGACAATTAACATCTCCAGGATCGCACGTGAGCAAAAGGCACaactgtagcaaaaatggttTTATCatgttatgattgtgattttggtgattaataagaatatagttattatgactaacatgtttgttaagaatatatattagtatatctcgtggatgcaatacataataAGTAACCGAAGCTGGGACAAAGAGTACACTAAATTTGAGAAGTTCAAGGAAAAATGACCTCAATGGATAGTCTGATGCTCAGGACTTTGTATACATCGAAGTATTCCTCCTGGATGTGTTATactcatcagatggtctggtgatgagaGAAGAAGTACACTGGAACATTTAACAGAATTGTTGATCTTCGAAGGAAACTGAAGTTAAgtacactagatgatccggtgttagaaGTGTAAGTACACCAaagtatttaacagaagctgtGCAAATAAGGGAAGAAAAGATTTcaacacactggatggttcgatgatgatgaagccaatacaccagagtgtttttttAGGAAGATATCAAAACAGTTGAAggtcaacacaccggaaggtctgatgATCAGAGAGTTTACACACCGGACTaattgcacagagaagaagtggctcggcTTGGCGCAAGACAACACATCATATAGTCTAGTGATGGAAGTGAAGGATACACCAAACAATCTAGTATTCAGAatgtatttgagtggggttccaacggctagtatccattgatgtacacaccggatggtccgatgcttgtactactgttatcactggatcatccgatactcacagtaaagttgagccattagAGCAACGACTAGTTGTTAGGTTTTAGGCTATATATACCCACCCACTAGGTTATTTGATGGTGATAAAGTCTAGAGAATCTCAtacacatttgagaagacatccaagtcatcaAAATGCTTAAGTGTtcattcaaggtgattaagcacaagattagtgagtaattagtgtttataggcatagagagaagagttgctaggtgctgcaacctaaaGAGTAGATCAAGGCCATGTACCTAGAGGTACGAcgacgccttagagtcttgTAACTCGCCgctaacttgttgaccctctgacttggtgtggagcgatggcaagaagattgtgcggggacatgAAAGTCTTTGTCTTGGTGACTGAAGCTTCAAAATGAAGACAACGATAAGTCaccgaaagagaggttagtggtgagacctcaccttgatagcttggtggctcatcgtgcttaaaGCCTTATTTTGGTGATTTGCtatctcaagagtcgtgactggAAGAGTCTTAGTAACCGGGAGTATATCTTTTGTCGAGCTCTAACAGGGACTAGGGGTGGCCTGTGTTccaccgataccacaggataaaaatctcttgtgtcgagtttatctatctaccttatttacatttccgtatttacattattgcaatttaccttgatAGGGTAGGTTGCAATCTTTTGAGtagtagagtaaacacactaaataaatttagagcacatttagatagaaattgagataaatttatcttgtgaagtttttgaaaccattagtttctaagtgttctaattcactccttcttaggacgtcaccattactcacaattagtatcagagcctcatgctcttaaTAGATTTAatcacctagagttgtgacatctAGGTTGGGATGTATACCCATAGCGTTTCACATTTCGATGATACTAATTTTCTccgatgaaaaattctaatgactttttatttgcaagctaaCAGTTTagtagatgtttggagagtcaccgagtaTCCTATGCTAGTCACTAAGCTTAATtacatcaaacaactaccctatgaaaatgctaatgacgtgtattctcgtttgaatattcttgttaatgagatcaatataCTAGGTTTAATGTAAATTGAAGATActcaagtggtgagaataatttttcaagcttttctttcaaagtataagttgatagttaccatcatctatgacaactaCGACATGTGCAAGATAACTTCAAGCCAAGTTCTCGGCAAGATCATCgctcatgagatgaccatgaacatggaggtTAAAGTTTCTACCTCATATGATGCAAAAAAtattgctctcacaagcaaccaaactcaatgccaacacataaAGGCAAGGTTGatgagacaagagcaagagtcaagctcaagtaaagatgatgatgataaagaagagagcgatgaataaaatgatcaaagcacatcaagtgatgaaggaACTGATCCaaagatggccaagctcttctcataagtggagaagaatatcaagagaattaataccaagattgatcatccaatttctttaaaagacttggtcaaaacaattggtaatatcaaaaagaaaaagaagaccaAAAACAAGatggagacaaggggaagagccaaagtattCACAAGTATACGAAGATATagagtcaaactcaagtgatgagagcctcatcatcaactcctctaagagaagctcttaGTCAAGGTCATCATGacacaagtcatcacacaaTCTATCTTACAAGTGTCTTATGGACAAATGTATGGAAAACGATGTAAGTGGTGATAAATCCAATGTGGATTCactctctcaagaagaacttcttgatttaatcaataagcaacaaaggatcttaaagaaacaagctaaataACTTAAAATTTCAATGCttttaatgacattcatgctacctttatttttaattatgaacaattattgagtaaatttaatttactaaaaaagaagcatgaagaacttaagactaaatttgagtgcattcaatctcaacctaagaatcctttgaagcaatctacatatctctttaatttcaatcataaaGTAGATGTTTTcactttttgtgatgatttaattgatttatgtAACTCACCCATTTGCAATAAGACATACATTGATAATATTGTTGTAAAACtatctaataaactcattgtaaaagagaatgataagctcaagtaagaagtggagaaactCTAAGAAgacttgacaagattaaaggATAAATGACATGTCTAACATCCTCAAGATAAACATGTTACTATGATGAAAAAGCTTGCGGAgaggtccaccgtgacatgtttTAAGTGCCATTAAgaagccacaagtccttccaatgcaagcaaatcaagaaggagactaaggagaaaaagaagatcatgaacctctttaacatctacaccaagcttAACTATAAGACCAAGACTAAAAGtaactactacaagctcaagaggAAGAATAAtgacaaagtggttgcacacattgTTGAGAGAAAAGACCGAGGTGGAACCAATCCATTTAAGTgcccaaagaagtcatcacTAATATGAAAGTGCCTCAAtaggtttgggttccaaagaaaacttgGAGTCCACAAGTCAGCTTGGGGATTTAGATACTTAGCTCATAAGAT
This genomic window from Phragmites australis chromosome 7, lpPhrAust1.1, whole genome shotgun sequence contains:
- the LOC133924545 gene encoding UDP-glycosyltransferase 92A1, whose translation is MAPEAEESPHVVLFPFLARGHIPAFLRLAGLLRALRPGLVVTLVSTPRLLATLPPASPPVRFHALPFAPTEHGLPPGAESLADLHVHQFIDFFRATESLRPAFEEFVSGIRSTVCVIIADAFFAWTADVARARGASHAVFLPGGAFGNAVFFSVWEHLPHSLTTADEFPLPDFPDVVLHRTQIPRYILAATGADPWTAFFRRVISFCRKTDAVLVNTVLELETPGLDMLRRSFGVQPWPIGPVVALPTPSDSQDDTAIIQWLDAHSARSVLYISFGSQNSISANQMTELALGLEASGRPFLWAVRPPLGFDAKDGFKLEWLPAGFEERTARAKTGLLLRGWAPQVRILAHPSTGVFLTHCGWNSILESLSHGVPLLGWPLGAEQFFNAKLVVEWGVCAEVARGNLESSTVSSGEVAEAVGTAMGETAKGGEMRRKAAEVARAMAAAWEPRGGPSAENLEGFLKCVSL